In Zingiber officinale cultivar Zhangliang chromosome 1A, Zo_v1.1, whole genome shotgun sequence, a genomic segment contains:
- the LOC122038686 gene encoding alpha-1,3-arabinosyltransferase XAT2-like — translation MLNQETMHVELPIASNSTAPMQLAAGEAIRRRKPLCDVSDPRVDICEMSGDIRIAGNSSSILFIEPEAAARPPEQWRVRPYPRKGDDTCLGGVRQFAVVSAGSDGAPRCTVDHGDVPAVVFSVGGYTGNLFHDFTDLLVPLFVTARPFHGKIQFVVADWKSWWINKYLVVFRKLTNYQLMDLEQQSAGQVHCFKQVVVGLRAHKEFLIDPARSPNRYTMVDFKRFMRIAFSLERDALNNATDGGHLPPRRKPRLMLIARKQSRAFTNVPEIVAMAEELGFEAMVAEADAGSDLARFAGVVNSCDVMVGVHGAGLTNMVFLPANATVVQVVPWGALEWLAMLDFGNPAKAMGLHYVQYSIGIEESTLRERYPRGHAVFTDPMSFHRRGFAVVRSTFMVRQDVKLDVKRFRELLGKEVGHMIQ, via the exons ATGTTGAATCAAGAAACGATGCACGTTGAACTCCCAATTGCCTCAAACTCCACTGCTCCCATGCAATTAG CTGCCGGAGAAGCCATTCGAAGGAGGAAGCCACTGTGCGACGTTTCGGACCCGCGAGTCGACATCTGCGAGATGAGCGGCGACATCAGGATCGCCGGAAACTCTTCCTCTATCCTATTTATTGAGCCCGAGGCGGCGGCGCGGCCGCCGGAGCAATGGCGAGTCCGCCCTTACCCTCGGAAGGGCGACGACACTTGCCTCGGCGGCGTCAGACAGTTCGCCGTCGTCAGCGCAGGCAGCGACGGCGCCCCGCGGTGCACAGTCGACCACGGCGACGTCCCGGCCGTCGTCTTCTCCGTCGGCGGCTACACCGGCAACCTCTTCCACGACTTCACCGACCTGCTCGTGCCGCTCTTCGTCACCGCTCGCCCCTTTCACGGCAAA ATTCAATTCGTCGTCGCGGATTGGAAGAGCTGGTGGATCAACAAGTATCTCGTCGTCTTCCGTAAATTGACAAACTACCAGTTGATGGATTTGGAGCAGCAGAGTGCCGGGCAAGTGCATTGCTTCAAACAGGTGGTGGTCGGACTTCGAGCTCACAAGGAGTTCTTGATCGATCCTGCCAGATCGCCCAATCGCTACACCATG GTGGATTTCAAGAGGTTCATGAGGATCGCGTTCTCGTTGGAACGAGACGCGCTGAATAACGCCACCGACGGCGGCCACCTCCCCCCGCGCCGGAAACCGAGACTCATGCTGATCGCGAGGAAACAGTCGAGGGCGTTCACCAACGTTCCGGAGATCGTGGCCATGGCAGAGGAGCTAGGATTCGAGGCCATGGTGGCGGAGGCGGACGCGGGGTCCGACCTGGCGCGCTTCGCGGGGGTGGTGAACTCCTGCGACGTGATGGTGGGCGTGCACGGTGCCGGGCTCACCAACATGGTCTTCCTGCCGGCGAACGCCACGGTGGTGCAGGTGGTGCCGTGGGGCGCGCTGGAGTGGCTCGCCATGCTGGACTTCGGGAACCCGGCGAAGGCGATGGGGCTCCACTACGTGCAGTACAGCATCGGGATCGAGGAGAGCACGCTGAGGGAGAGGTACCCGAGGGGCCATGCGGTGTTCACCGACCCGATGTCGTTCCACCGCCGCGGCTTCGCCGTCGTGCGGTCGACGTTCATGGTGCGGCAGGATGTGAAGCTGGACGTGAAGAGGTTCCGGGAGCTGCTGGGGAAGGAAGTGGGCCACATGATCCAGTAG